In Oreochromis aureus strain Israel breed Guangdong linkage group 6, ZZ_aureus, whole genome shotgun sequence, the genomic window AGAAAtgtgcagcaggatgattaagTGATACTATTAAACTATTAAAGTTGGCCAGGGCGCCAGGCTGCACGGACACCCAAGATTGTGAATGCGGTAACTCGAGAAAGAGGTGATGTAGGATTTTGAAAATCATACCATAGGtttatctactaaaaatctcttATGAGATCAAATATCAGTGAGCCTGACCTCAACgctaaggtcagaggtcacctaatattttcaaatttataccataggtgtatctactaggaggctgaggggtagccCTGGTGGCCCcctgtgtttttaaaatctgtgcagtCGTGCCCTTCTAGCTGATCCTTGATATGATATTGATATTTATAACCTggggttttgtcttttttttaatagatggCTAAAATAAATTTGCAGCTGACTGCATCCACAGCAGCTTAGGTTCTGAGCCCAAGcttcaaaaaaacaaaggtaTCCTTTTAACCAAAAGATAAATGTCATTCACCtccctttttctccctcttgcTTTTTCTTACTTCTTCAGTTTTACATCAGCTTGAACAACGAGGAATTTTACATCAAGCTTCCTGACGGCAGCATGATTAACTTCCCCAACCGCCTGGGTGATGTCAAGTACAAGTACTTCGATGTGAGCGGTGATGCGAGAATCATCGGCATCAAGCTGAAGTAGAGGCTGACCTCTTCTTAAGCCCCAACCCTTCACCTCTCTACCTTTTGCTTGTTGATAAAAGAGTCTCATGTTTTTACATAGCTGAAATTAGGCTTGACTGCTAATCTGAAATCTGAAAAGTAACTCTGGAAATGTCAACCGATTTAGATTGCTGATGTTGTAATGAGACGAAATGGCCTTAAGATGGAGCCCCAGCACATCTTACCTTACTATGGTTGGAGGACAGCTCAGCAAAGCTGGATTTGTTAATAAAACCCTGAAAGAAAAGAGTCTTCTTCGTCATTTACTTCCTCTGATACACAAATACGAAACACCACATGTAATTTACACCTACATGTTCTTCACAATATTTATGCAACAAAGacttatttcagtttttttttatatcattgTAACATACATGAGTAAAAGCAGTGGGTGTTTAAAAGCACTAAAAGAAGATGCCAACGCATTTTTGTCAATGTCTGTAATTCAAAagcagaattattatttttccctattttttaaagttatgcaacatttaaaaaagagggagaaaaaagaaaacctggAATTGTATTGGTCATTATCTTTAATATGCGATGAGGAAataggttaaaaaaagaataaaagtggaCATGGAAAAGGAGGTGAGGTGGGAGATGTAGcacacacttacacagacaATTTACAGGAGGACTCAAAAGACAAGCGTCCGGAGGCTGAGGAATGTGGCACAGTGCAACGACATTCCATAGATGGAGATGAAAAATATTTGTCTGTAAAGCTGGTTTCAAATTGGgccattaaaaaatattaaaacagttCTGTACAACTCATTCACTTTtctattgtattgtttttacaGCAGTTTCACTTTAATTGTTACAATGTACAcagtaaaaatatgtaaatatgtcaTTCTATTTTCAAATCTACAGGCTAGATGTCTATCTGCTCAACAGAAcataacaaatacaaaaataatgaTCACAGTGAATTCTAGTCAGTTTAGTCCCTACCTCTCTACACCTAtaattttattcattatttaacaTTTGAGATATCTCATATGCAATTTGGTACAAAATGAACAAAGTTCGTAAGTTAAATCATCCAAACCTGATTCGTCAGATTGAGACAGAAGGCAGAACCATGTTTGTTATTGTGATTGAAATCCATTTGATTCAGCTAAATGTATAGTTTATTAAATGCTTTCAGTCAAGTTTGGTTAATTCTGCTAATTCTACTTTCTCAAAACTCACAAAACCTTAACAAGACGAGTTAACTGTCTCTTTAAGACAGTAGAGGAAGTTAGGTTTAAGCTGGGTCAACTCGATGTAGATAATAAAAAATGTCCTCTCTGAATCAAAACATATTGCGACTGGACAGTTTATGCTAGTTCACTAAAAGTCCTGCAGTGGGGTTGTCACAGCTGACCCGGGATCAGCCCTGCTGGATCCTGATGACTGTCCTTTCTGTGCTAAATAATCTTTGTAGTTCCGAGTCAGAAGAGTGTAGAGAAATGGATTTATACAGCTGTTTCCATATGTGAGACACGTGACAAAGAAATTTACATAATTATGAGCAGCTGGAGACAAAGCTTTGAGGGACTCTGGAGAGAACAGTTTGGCTAACTGCCATCCCCAAAAAGGCAAGAAGCAAGCCCAGTAAGCTACCACAATGCTAAAGATCATTGATACGACTTTTTGTTTGAGTCCTGTCCTTCTGGCAGAGCGGCTGCTACCCCCTAAGTTAGCCTGCGCTACCCAATAGCGCCTAGCCAGCCCTGCATACAGTCCAACAATTACCAATCCAGGGACTAAAACACTGGTGAAAAACAGAGCAATGATATAAGCCTTGAAGGCCTCAGGGGTCCAGGTTGGATAGCAGATTCTCTTGACTGAACCAGCCACAGTGGGTTTGCCCTCCCTGACTCGGATCATCACCATCATGGGAAGCGTTAGCAGAAAAGATAGACCCCAAATAATTCCTGACACTAGCCGTCGGTTGCGGGACGAAGACTTGTGTGCACTGAAGGGTTTGGCCACAGCACGATACCGCTCCAGGCTCATAACACCTAAAATGAAGACACTGGCATGCATGGTGAGGAGGTCCAGACTCAGCAGGATGCGACATCCGGCCTCACCAAACAGCCAGTCATGGGCAAAGTAGGTGCAGACTACAAAAGGGATGGTGCAGAGGTACAGCAGATCAGCCAGAGCTAAATTAATGATGTAAACGTACATAGAACCTGTGCGCCGCAAAGCAGCTGAGCGTGTAACAataagtgtgtatgtgttgcCAGACACGCCCACGACGCACATGATAATCAGTGTAGTACCAAGCAGGGATGTCACCCACAAGCCACCACTACCTCCAGCACCGCTACCACTCCCTTGGGACTCGTCAGCTCCTGCCCCTGGGCTCAATCCAAGACCCAGCTGGGGAGTTAAGGTGGCATTAAAAGTGCAGTTCATTGTGAGTTCATGCAGTTCAGTGCAGTtcagagaggtcagaggtcaggctACAAAGCTGAGGAGCCAGTTTACACAGGGTTATTTGACTCTTACCTCACAGGAAAGGTTTCATCTCTGTGGAAACATTTCACAGTGTGAGGTGAAGTGCAGAAAGAAGATGCCAGTGGACCTTATAGACAGTCAAATATTTCTGTTAAAGTGAAACATTACAACACAGTTCCTTCCAACTTGTAGTGCTTATTCCCAAATAAGTTTGTGATGTCAGATGTCTGTTTAACATCAATAAAGTCTCCAGCAAAGATTCAAGTCATATGAACACCCCAGACTTAAGAGATGTTTTCTGTTGGGCGTAGAACTTAAGCAGATCCAAGCTGGGTCATTTAAGAGCAGTGGGGAGCAGCAGTGCCTTTTAGCTGGACAAACTGTGCTCAAAGTCCCTGATAGAAAGTCCCTGCTGTGCTAAGATGTGCTTGAGAAGACTTAACTGGCTGACATCTCCAGAGCAGTCTCCACAGCAGGGGAAAAAACCAATCCTTTCTCCTACATTAGCACACAGTGCTGTGTAgctcttaaaaataaaagttgccTTGCTTGTGCAAAGAAAGATTCACTCAGCAGCTTCAGTATATCCATTCACATTCTCCGCATTTTTGGTCTTCTATGTTTCTGTCCTAATGTGGATTGACATACAGAGCATTAGGTGTTCCTTTGTTTTATCCACGTCATCcatattttttccacatagCTCTTCCAGACCTCTGTGGATCCACTTGGTGACAGATGAAGCTTCAGTTTCTCCCTGAAAATTGAGCCCACCCTTATCTCCAGGTTTTGATACTGCTGTGCTGTCTTTGAAGTTTGCACGGTTGCACTTCTCTCCTCCCATCTCTCCTCAGTGCTCCCTCCTTCTCACCGCGGTGAAAAAATAGCAGGGACCTATAGATTCATGTGATATTCATCGTGGGCCTCAACCTGCAGTCTGTGTAGTGAGGGTGTAGTTTTAGACACCCAGAAATTGCTGGCAGGGGCAACTGCCTGCAACTACAAACACAGTAACCAAACCGCATCAATGTTTAGCCTAATgcttaaaagtaaaacacatctattttttaaaaacttgcatCATATTATTTTTACACTCATTTATTTGCCAcattgttttacttttacttgtaaGTACCTCATCCTTAGTGACATATTTGAAGAAAGTGATGGTGTTAGGCTCTAACACACCACTTCAGCCATAATTAAAACAGTTTATTGCTTAAATATAGACACACAAATCTATGTGGAGATCATCTgacaacattttaaacatttcttttattcATGGTCGGCAACAATTTCATATTCTATTGCAGCCATGGTCAAGCATATGCCTAAAAATGCACATATCAACATAAACGAGTACCTTTTAACCAGATGAAGTCTGATGTCTGATTTGGGGGTTTTTGACACTGATGACAATGAGACAAAATAACTTAATGGCATTCTTgtctaatttttaaaaagatttgaatatatatgCACTTTATGCCACATGAAGGTGCTGTTACACCATCCAAGGTTTTGTAGCGTTAACAGCTTTTCTGCAAACCTGCTTTATTGTCTTTCCAACACATCTTTGACAGACGActtcaaaaatatatacatttgtgTTTGCTTTACTTGCAAAACAGATGATCAAAGAAATGCCTAAGTACGTTATATtgcttttaattaaaagaataaaattacaaaaaacaaaaaaaccccacaaatacCTCAGTTTGATTTTACCCACAGTAACTGGATGATAAATGGTCTGTTCCTGTTTGACTAATATGTCTTTTTTCACAGCAGACATTTGGAATTATCACAGTACCAAAAGCACCGCTCCATTCAACTGTCAGTAAGTGAACAAACCAAGTCAGAAAATGAAATTCAGGTGTCATTAACTGTATAATGTTCACCTGTGATTTTCCCACTGTGACATGTCAAAATGTCTTTTGTGAAAACAGGCATATTTGACTACCTGCACCTCATTAGCATTACCCAATCATCACAACACATTATGCTTAATACAAGAGGTCCAAAGCAAATACTTCTAACtttgaaattgttttttgttagaataTATGTTTGACATACGTTTAATTCTACTGTTCCTATTTTGTACAGCAGTATTTACATGGCATACCACAAGTCCAGGAGAAACAATGGATAGTATTATTTTGTTTACATTGTATTTGATATGGGCAGAGGCCACCATGACCACAAACCCAAAGATTGCCATCCGTGCATTTgtaagttaaaacaaaaatattacaaatttGGTTAAACCGCAAGTAATTTTATCTGAGCACTTTTACCAATAAAAGCTAATATCATTGACAATACTATGGTCTTATCAGTCAATACTTTCTCTTATTTGCATTCTTAATATCCTGTCATCCCATTAGAATTATGAAGCAAGCTCCAGTGTGACCACAGTAACAAAGAAGCTCAGACTCCAGGTCCATGACGCAGAAGCGAAGCGGGTCTTTTGTCACACTGGTCATGAACTGAGAGGTGAGGTGGTTCTTCAGGCttctgatccatcagtgcttaTGCCTGAACGTGGcttccacttaaaaaaaaaggtccaaAGTTAGGAAAGAAAATGTCCAGTTAACCCATAAAGACCAGCCAATTTGTATGACTGGCTTTTATTGGTATTGTCATTAAAACTTGTTGTTGACAAATGTAAACTGCCACGATGTACTTTATGTTCAGTGCTAATTAGCATGTATGCCAACATGCACCCCAAGAACACAGTAAacatttctttctaaatatgGAGTT contains:
- the LOC116317357 gene encoding urotensin-2 receptor — translated: MNCTFNATLTPQLGLGLSPGAGADESQGSGSGAGGSGGLWVTSLLGTTLIIMCVVGVSGNTYTLIVTRSAALRRTGSMYVYIINLALADLLYLCTIPFVVCTYFAHDWLFGEAGCRILLSLDLLTMHASVFILGVMSLERYRAVAKPFSAHKSSSRNRRLVSGIIWGLSFLLTLPMMVMIRVREGKPTVAGSVKRICYPTWTPEAFKAYIIALFFTSVLVPGLVIVGLYAGLARRYWVAQANLGGSSRSARRTGLKQKVVSMIFSIVVAYWACFLPFWGWQLAKLFSPESLKALSPAAHNYVNFFVTCLTYGNSCINPFLYTLLTRNYKDYLAQKGQSSGSSRADPGSAVTTPLQDF